The Spirochaetota bacterium genome includes a region encoding these proteins:
- a CDS encoding DNA lyase produces MENYNLITLHHLNKKLEFDITVRINSFKHVWEYGSDDYLLLELLFCLLTPQSNAVLCWEKALELFCSGKLYCADVEEISTIIHPVRFKNNKAQYIKKAVSMFGDSSLKKFLHDSDIYAIRDKIVTTVEGIGYKEASHFLRNIGIGLELAILDRHILNCLLDFHIIDKVPNTLTPRVYKDIECKMLEFCKSITIPMAHLDFIFWYLKKGTLFK; encoded by the coding sequence ATGGAAAATTATAATCTGATAACATTACATCACCTCAATAAAAAATTAGAATTTGACATCACTGTCCGAATCAACTCATTCAAGCATGTATGGGAATATGGAAGTGATGATTACCTTTTGCTTGAGCTACTATTCTGCTTGCTCACACCTCAAAGCAATGCAGTGTTGTGCTGGGAAAAAGCATTAGAGCTTTTTTGTTCAGGGAAGCTTTATTGTGCAGATGTTGAAGAGATTAGTACAATTATTCATCCGGTGAGGTTTAAAAACAATAAAGCACAATATATAAAAAAAGCAGTAAGTATGTTTGGCGATAGCTCCTTAAAGAAATTTTTGCATGACAGTGATATATATGCAATAAGAGATAAAATAGTAACAACTGTTGAAGGCATTGGTTATAAAGAAGCTAGTCATTTCTTACGAAACATTGGCATAGGACTAGAGTTGGCGATTCTTGACAGGCATATTTTGAACTGCCTGTTGGATTTTCACATTATTGACAAAGTTCCCAATACTCTTACCCCAAGAGTATATAAAGATATCGAATGCAAGATGTTGGAATTTTGTAAAAGCATTACAATTCCAATGGCACACCTTGATTTTATATTCTGGTATTTGAAGAAAGGTACATTGTTTAAATGA